The genomic interval gccccgtggaatggggtgcccaagatgaaaacaaggacgtggcGACAATCGCCCagtacgagaatgtacgagtatacaaactgatatgatgacATGCGAAATgaaatatgctcggatatcaaggatcaagtcaagaatctcatgctcagtctagaggcgcctgagtgtgtagtctctgatctccctaggcatgttttggctcccactcatcatcaagacgtgacctgcaatgtccagtcATCAGAGccccgcgggtcccgtcggacactgtagctctcgatgccccatcgtccacaatacagaatagggctgagcggccccaacaaacgaggtatatctcaaaagatatcagacTCACATGAtgtgtcatgcataatatgccaaagcagtaaaacatgtatcatgcaacagataaatatgcagcatataagtgtgtatactatgcttggatatctcagtcagtacatcacgtacctcactaaaacaatctgacagaaagctctgaacacCTAGACAATATCACACaatgaaatcactaacaaaccagatcaacATGCTACAAGCTCCCTAACGATCCTTAAaccactatctaaggatttaggttATACCtggcgtccgtcgtcagcccgctgatgatgtctcgatctcagctCACAGACCCCTTCCCGCTTCTAATGTCTTGTGGATCAAAGCCAGCCATCTGCAAAATTAATGATCAAAGACGTAGGGAGGTTCGAGACACACAGAAATTTATGAAGATCACAGATAATGTGCGCGAAAAATAGTTAGGGTAAATGAGATTTTAGAATATGAGAGAGAATATTAAACAGTAAATTTGTTCCCTATTTATCACTAATTCCTTGAGCACACCTCTACAACGGTAACATTTGATGAGCGCGACTACAGCATCTTTCCAAACCAGTTTTTACTCCAACGGTAACTTTCTGAGATGGTGACATCATTATTTCAAAATGTCAGGCAGTATAAACCCCACGTCAAATTAACCCCACGAACAGTTAGAAATcaagaaatttcaaaattaagtcGGTTAGGGTTTTCTTCGTTTTTCATGAGTTAATAACTGATAGCCCACTGGACATGATAAATTCACATAACAGCAGTATGAATGACTTAAATTTATGCCTATAATATGATCAATAATCAAAGACACACACATGTGATCAAACTGTGATCTGTCTGTACTTAAGTGTTGGTAACACCTTTTGGCAACACTCACTGTTTTGACTCAAACTTTCTTGAGAATGTTTAATTCAGACATGGTAGCTCCCACTCTAGAAGAAGGTCTTCaatggactcctctaggtagctttttccatctgtattttgacttagaagtggtagctcccactctagaagaacggtcttcattggactcctctatgtagctttttccattttcttctaatcatattattttatttttctcctCTTTTCTGTTTTTCACCTTCTAAATCGTTTTCCACATAGGACAAGATTATGCGATATGCAAGCAGCATAATGACTTAGATTGAGCATACATCACACCTTAAAGAGTTTTGATAGAAAGTTTGATTCTCCACTGAGAGTACACCATTCAGTAACCTACACTTGTACAGACTTCACACAAAACAGGATAAATGAAATATGTCTAGCACcctaaaaataaaatgcacatgcaTGCTGGGTGTTGTCCACAGGTGTTGTAACACCTAAGACAACATTAGTGAGTGATCATTGTACACACAAGCCAAGAGACTTCCTAAGATTGGAGaatctctcaaaatccaatggttttgtaaaaatatcagccagTTGGTTCTCAGTTCCAACAAATTCCATCCGAATCATACCCTTCTCaactaaatctcgaataaagttatgtctaatgtcaatgtgtttcgttcgagagtgttgtactggattttttgaaatattaattGCACTTGAGTTGTCACAGTATACAATTAAGGTGTCACTGTTGAATCCATAATCgttaatcatttgattcatccataAAAGTTGTGAACAACAGCTAGCGGCTGCAACATATTCGGATTCAGCAGCGGACAAAGATACACATTTTGATTTCTACTATATCATGACACCAAGTTGTTACCAAGATAAAAACAACCACCAGTAGTACTCTTTCTATCATCCAGATTTCCAGCCCAGTCAGCATCACTAAAACCTACTAAATTGGTGTTTGTTTCTTTGGTGTACCATAAGCCTAAGTCAACTGTTCCAgctatatatttcaaaattcttttgaCAGCTCTTAAATGCGTGACCTTAGGATCAGCCTGGTACCTAGCACATAGACATACACTAAACATGATATCGGGACGACTTGCACTCAAGTAAAGAAGACTGCCTATGATGCTGCGATACTGAGTGTGGTCAACACCTGCAGCAACATCGTCTTTGGACAATTTTTCAGTCGACCCCATTGGAGTTTTCATGTGTTTAGTGTTCTCGGCAGAGAATTTCTTTACCAAATTTTTAgcatacttggattgacataagAAGATACATCATGCATTTGTTTGATttgcaatccaagaaagaaacttaattctcctaccatgctcatttcaaatgtggTAGACATACAAGTAACAAAATCATCAACATGCTTTTGAGAAGAAGCACCAAAGatgatgtcatccacataaatttgACACACAAGCATATCATGCTTCGACTTTTGAATGAAAAGGGTTTTatcaacctcacctcgtttgaagcctaGGTCGAGCAGATATTCAGTGAGCCTACCGTACCATGctcgtggagcttgtttaagtccATAAAGTGCCTTCTTCAATTTGTAGACATGGTCCGGGTGGTGTGGATCTTCAAATCCTTTAGGTTGGCTTACATAAGCTTCCTCTTTCAAGATGCCGTTCAAaaggcacttttcacatccatttgatataattttatgtCCATATGACACACAATAGCAAGTAGAAGTCTAACAGATTCAATCCGAGCAACAGGGGCAAATGTCTCATCAAAATCAATTCCTTcaatttgagtatacccttgagcaactagccttgctttgtttctcacaacaattccagattcatcagtttttttttttaaatccatTTGGTTCCAATAACATTCACATTATCAGGTCTGGGAACCAAATCCCACACATCATTCCtaacaaattgttcaagttcCTCATGCATCGCATCAacccaaaattcatcttttaaggCTTCATTTATAGTTTTGGGTTCAATGAgtgaaacaaaacaagaatggCTTACCTGAGAGTATACGGAAGTCATGCATACAAGTCCCATCATTTTCCGATAGTCTACCTTCTCCTTTCCTCTAGTTTGCATTCCTCCAAATGTTTCTCCAATGATCTGAGATGaaggatgatttttctgaatcttacTGGGAATGTCAATCCCCTCATTGGTTacatcatcatcattttcagAATTCTCTCCTTACTCATCTTTCGATTCTGCCGGTGCAGGTGTTGTCTCAGGTGTTACAACACCGGGTGCAACATCTGTGTTAGGCAGTGTCTCACTTGTATCCAGGAGTCCATCAACATCATTCTCGATTGTTTTTCCCGTTAAATCTGCaagatcatcaaaaacaacGTTAATAGATTCTATAGTCGTTCTTGTTCTAAGATTATACATGCGATATGCACGACTATTGGATGAATAGCCAAGGAATAAACACTTATCACTTTTAGAGTCAAACTTAGCAAGATGGTCTCTgtcattcaaaacataacatacacaccCAAAAACATGAAAGTACTTCAGATTTGGCCTCCTACCCATGATAATTTCATAGGGTGTCATAGTAGAACCACTTCTTAAGTACACACGATTCGAAATGTGACATGCGGTGTTTAAGGCCTCGGCCCAAAATCGTTTTGAAATATTCTTTGAACTTAACATGACTCTGGCCATTTCTTGCAATGTCCTATTCTTCCTTTCGGCTATTCCATATTGTTGAGGAGTCTTAGGGGCcgaaaattcatgagttatcccTCTCTTTTCACAAAAAGAAATGAAGTGAGAGGTCTCAAATTCTTTACCATGGTCGATTCTTATCTTACCAACCCTCATATCATGTAGATTAGTAATCTTAGCATGCAATTTCTTAAAAACCTCAAAAGTGTCGGACTTTTCTTAAAGAAAGCTTACCCATGTAAAACGAGAGAAATCGTCCACACAAACACATGAATATTTCTTACCTCCAAGACTTTCCACTTCCattggacccataagatccatgtgcaggagttcaagacaccgtgttgtcccaaagtgttgcaacacttgatGGGAACACGTGTTTGTTTACTTTTTTGACATGCACCACAAACATAAAGAATTTCAGACGATAAattaggcatacctctcacagcatcGTACTTACCAAGGTTCTTTAAAGTCTTGAAGTTTGCATGACCCAACTTTTGATGCCACAAGTTTAATTCACTcacctttgaatgattgcacacAAGGTTCTTTCCAAGTTGATAACAGTTGTCCACAGACCTTGTACCTGTCAAAATACACGTATCAGTATTATCAAAAACTTCACAATTAtctttatcaaacttaacatgcaaaccgtcatcacaaagttgacttatgcttatcAAGTTTGAGTTAAGTCCTTCTACATAGAGCACATTATGTAAAGTGGGTAGCCCATCAACATTCAACGTCCCTTTGCCAGCTATTCTTCTTTTAGCTCCTCCACCATACGTCACATGACTACTCCTCAGTTCAACATAGTCAATCAAATGGTCTTTAGAACCTGTCATGTGACGTGAACAgccactatcaaagtaccatATTCCTGCAATGTTAGTCTTTAATGAAGTATAAATAACAAAACATTGAATTTTTGCCTTTGGTACCCAAACTTTTTTTACCGTCGGTTTTCTGTTGGCAGTGTTGCGCCGGGTGTTATACAACACCTGTGGCAACACCTGTTCAGATTCTCATCTCTTGTAATCATCTCTCAGTTTAAAACAGTAGGGTTTGATATGTCCAGGTCTAAAACAATAGTGACAGATAAAGTGGCGTTTTCTGGATTTGGACTTCTTGGTAGACATATGCCTTCTTGGTGGAACACTTCTTTCAGGGTGTGTAGGATTCGAGGTTTTATCACTTCCTTTGACAAAGACAGTTGGTTTTCTCTCAGTATTGGAAGATTCTCCAATTTCAAACAGGTTATTCATATACCCAAGTTCGGCTTTGTCATTTTTTCCAATCATCAGAAGTGAATCAAGTTTGGATGAACTTGAATTCATTTTGGTGAGAATCTGAGTTGCTTCTCCAAGTTCCTCCTTGACTTTGCATAATTccagatctttcttgctcaaGATTACTTCAAGTCGTGATATTTGTGACTTCATCTCAGCGTTCTCTCTGAGGAGAATTGCATTTCCTTTAGTTCTTTTGATCCAGTCTTCATACAGTTCTTCGTACATTGTCTGCACGCTTTCTAAAGTGACTTCATCATCATCTACCTCTTGGGGTTCAGACTGACTTGACTCCCCAAGAGTTGTGGAATTAAGACATACTGAATTCGAAGAAGTGTTGCGGCCAGGTATTGCAGCACCTGTGGCAACACCCAAAGGATTGATTTGCATTGAGCGTTTCTCCTTGGTCACGGCAGATAACGATGTGTGATTTTCAGATTCATTTGATTCTTGATCATCTTCAGACTCTTCATCACTCAGGGTGACAGTCATGCCTTTGTTCCTTCGAAGTCGATTGGCACACTCATTGGCATAGTGTCCATATCCCGAACACTCTCTACATTGCACTGAATCGAGATTTCTGACATTTGATTGGATTTGCACTTCGTGTTTTTTTCGAAATTGTCCTTTCATATGAGTAAACTTTTGAGCTTTTACGGAAGACGTGATGTTGGGCAACACTGATTTCTGTCCAACTTTCTTCTTCTCTCTCATTTTATTCAAGTAATCACCGAATTTCTTAGTAAATAGAGAGATAGAGTCTTCACCTAAATCATAATTCACTCACTTCTTTAGTTATTTGAAGGATCTCATCATAGGAGTCAGTTGAAACTTCAAGTGCTATTGTTTTCCCTTTATCCTTCTTTTGTAGGTCAAGATTCATATCGAAAATTCTGAGAGAGCTCATTAATTCGTCCAGGTTGATTTTTGAAGTATCTTTCAATTCTTCTATTGCACAAACTTTGACATTAAATTTCTCAGGAAGGGATCTCAAAACTTTGTTCACCAATCTTTCATTTGTCATGGGATCTCCAAGACTGTGAGCTTCATTAGACAATTGTCTCAGCCGGCTATCATATTCAAGGATAGACTCCTTGTCATCCATTCTCaagctttcaaattttgatgCCACCATCCTGAGCCTAGTTTTCCGCACACTCTCAGATCCTTCACAATGTTTCTGAAGTATATCCCAAGCTTCTTTGGCACAAATACAGTTGGTGATTAAATTGAACATCCTTGTGTCAACAGACGAAAATATAGCATTGAGAGCCTTAGAATTAAAGTTCGAAGTTTGCACTTCATCGATTGTCCATGTACTTTCAGGTTTGAGCCGAGTGTCTCCATCAATATCGTCGATCTTTGGTGGACTCCAACCATCAAGTACACGCTGCCAGGCTCTTTCCTCAATGGATTTAATAAAGACCCTCATCTTTACTTTCCACAAAGCATAGTTTGATCCATCCAGCACGGGAGGTCTAAAAACAGTGTTTGTTGATGCTTCCATAATCCTTTTTCACTCtgagaaaacaaaacaaaacaggatCTCACTTAGTAGCGTCAAGtagaggctctgataccaattgaaagttcCGTTTTCTCGGTGTGAACGTGACAAAGGTGAATGTTGTGTGTATCAGAATGTAAGTGTTGTGCGTAGGTATTGTAACACCCAcaacaacatgcagcggaaattatACTTTTAACACACTAACATGTAACTGGAATAATAGTAATACGAGATACGAGTCAgttaattatgcacaagtataaaatacttgtgcggtgcctcagggaaaaataattcactagaaaaacttgtacgtttacaaaaaccaatactagtgaaagaatcaAACAACTCCCTTAAAAAGAtgagtaacaaattgcatcctaaacctctaacaaaccgtataacAAAACTATATCGGATGCATCAACTGAGAAGTGAAAAATCTTCAAAACTCAACACACTAATCAAAACagtgattaggtgttgtcttcAAATATTGTCAGCACTTCACAGCGAAACTTTTGTCAACGACGCGAGATTGCTTCACTCAGAAAACCTTTCTTCGTACGAATGCGTCTCTTCCCGTCTCTCTTTCTTTCCATATCTTCTTCTCCTATTTATACTAGCTTGTCTTCACAGTCCTATAAAATATGGAAAACCAATTTTATaaggaaataaactcttttgaatcaatgatagCATATCTTAGAGATTATAACCTATCTTAAAGATATTATCGGTGACTATATTAACTCTTATACGAGATCATATAATatgtctagaaaggcaaaacaaAAAGGATCTTTTAAACAAGGAAATTATTAAAAAGGAAATATGTCAAAGAATATAATTCCTTTCAAAATCCATGGGGGATCAAATGCAACAGCTCTTAATAACAATTTCGGTACATGGGTGAAAGAGAATAGATTGCTTTCTGCAAAGGCCAATGGTGAAAATAACGGCAAGCAAGTAAAATTTCAAACTCACCTTCTGCGTGTTTTGGATGGATTGACTCATCACAAGACCACTCTCTTTAAGTTTCCTTGCCAAAAGAACCATTTCATCGATCAAATTTTCTTGAAGTATTCTGTATGGAAAAACAATAAGATGATAAGTTGCAGGTAAACATCTGCAACAAGGACAATGCTCTAAAATGGATACAATTATTAGAACTTTAAAAACTAGCAGATAAAGTAGACCAAGAAAAAGATATAACATGGATGGAGACCGGACAAGGCAAACCATTAATCAAGATCAGATAAGACTGAAATTTGTGACTCAGATtacctaaataaaatatttatcaccGTTGCATGATTTTCAACCACATCCAGAATACCCAGTCAAAAATATAAATCCGGCCTAGTGTCCCTCTCAATTGATTTTGATCAAGATGTGTTCTAGATATTGTTGTACTTGTAAAACTTGTTTGCATTTTGAACACCAGAATGACCTTCGAATTCCTAAGTGCCTAAGCATATTTATTCAAACCGAACAATGGTCACAACAAAACGGAAAGTGTTCAGACAAACAAATACTGGAATAATCAGTCAAGGTTTacttaaaaaaattatcataatCAAATTACTGGATATAAGAAAAAGCTAGAGTAATTGTGAATTTTTAATGTTGGAATGGGACAATATCTGAAAGCATACTCAGCATAACTCTGCAATGATTGGTTATGCGTAGTTGCTAAATCGTTGATATTTGATACAAGTTCTCAAACAAATGTTAACAGTTTAGATATTAGTTAAGTAAATTGCATTAATATACGGCACTTTATGAccaaaaaaatactaaaatgaAAAGATACCGGTGTTTCTCAATATGACTCTGTGCTGCAGCATCCAATTTGATTGACCTTGAATTATTATCTTCAACAGTATCATGAGACCTATGCTCTGACAGGGGCCTGCATCAGTTAACATCGACTTCAGAAATATTAAACATATAACAATGACCACAGATGTCCCATTTCACTCACACAAATCTCTTCCTCAGTCCTCTGGGAGTATAAACACTCCCTTCCTCTGATTTAGAAGGGGATTCGTCAGTATCAGTCTTCAGAGAAGGCAGCTGAGGAACCTCTACACTGGACTCAGACTTGCCAAGTAAAGAAGAGTAGTTAGAAATTATTAACATAAACAGGAAGAGTTCAAACTTTATAAACACGATTGGTTTCAGTGTGCAGTGACTTTATATGTCAATGTTGTAAAAAGAGAGTAATCATATTATAAAACTATGTTTATTAGTCGGAATATGCATCAAAATTAAAGAATCATAGTCAATATTTATCAGTATATTGATTGTAACTAACAGCTgtggatttaaaattttaacaaatcTTATGATATCATCATATTTGAGAACATGCATTTTCAAGCTTCCGCCGAGATTTCAAATACCTACACAATGTTTCATAGAGCTACTGAAGGGGAATAAATACAAGGAACCAACTCACACTAAATATACCTCAGGTTCCGCTAACTTTGCTGCTATAGCTTCAACTTTCTCTGAATATTCTCTTAATTGACCTTTTGAAACTCTGTAAAATAGCGTGGAAGAAGAGTTAGAATTGAAGCCACAATAAAATCAAAGGAATGCAAGCATTCAAATTTAAGTTTAACATCAAGGAAGAAGCAATGGAGCATGTCAACAGAATGTAATTTTTCTGAATGAAGAGCATGAATAATTTTGTTTGACAAAGTCTACACCAATTACACTGTTAGGCCATAAATCTAAGAACATAACCCAAACCCAAAATGCTAACTTTCTTGGTGAAAGAGCACCTAAGGTTTATTAGTCTCTTCGAATTGCTTGGGGAATAGATGTGGGATCACGACTTTGCCCACCTCTTCGGAAGCAAGCACCTAAGGAAGCCCATCATGGAGGGTGTTTCACTCGCCTCTTAGTATTTGGCGCATATATTTCACTCTAGCATGTAATGTGAACATGAGCCACGGTACAAACAATGACATAATGGAGTTCTCATAGAACTGATGCCGGAGTCCAACGACGTATGACGTATCCCATCATCCTACAGTAATTCTTAGACATGCGGATGTTGGTAGTAATTCATTTCAATAGCCACGACAGATCAATTCTTCCAGGTACCCCttaaaataatttgttttaaaattcaCCACCTCTCAAACTGTTATTTCGGACGTAAATTGCCATATCCATGAAGATAAGTTATACATAATCAAGAATTATGTACGAGTTATACAAAGGAGTAAAAAAAATCTGATCAACACATGAAATAAGTCCAATATAAGAGTACAATCTAATTCTAACTCACATAATTAGAAGTTACAAATCCTTTGCATACACGACGACATCAAGAAAATGTGATGTGAAATAAGATATATCCCAAGAGAAAAAACAAACAACCTTGGCAATCCTTCAGGACCCCTTTCTTCTCCCAATTGTTCCAATTGCTCTCTTAGAGTGGCTACATACTACAGAAAGAAAATGGTGTTTAAAAAACTTCAATGGCTTCCATGTTAGTATGAAAACAAAACTGAAATGCGAGCACTCAGACACTATATCAAAGGTGGTTAGAAGCTCAAACACCACACATCGCTCAGTAGATTAAGGCAGAATATCATGTTATAACAAGTAAATTTTCAAGAGGAATCAATGCTAATATTAAATGATTAAGcataaatatttgaaactcaATTGACAGAAGTGCAAACTATCAGGCTATGATGGCCTATATAGCAATGGATTGAGAGGAAGGCGAGCTTACATGCAAGAGCTTTGCttgattttgttgttgtggagtGGCTGCAAGTAACTTTCTTAAATTCACTTCGGTTTTGCTCATACCCATCAAAGAATTCTAAATACCACAAACTAAAATAACGATCAAAATAAATAGGAATTAAACAAACGCACCAATTAGAAAACAATAAGAACagtcaatctgtaaacaagggCAATTCAATTATCGTGTTTTGGTCACACAAATAAATGACGCGTAGGAAAAAAAAACCCTTTTTGCAGTGTTGTGCCCAACGAGTCCAATGTTAAATCTTTGGAAATAAAATTTGTAGAACACAAGAACTTCATTCACACATGTGAACAATGTACACAGACCGCATTTGAAAAACTCAAGAACTAAGACTCGGTTTTTGGTCATCTATAAACTAACAAGGAACCCACGTTATGTTTCGCCCACTGGGATTACCTCGACTTACTCGCACGAGATCGTCTGGCTTCCTTCCTCGGGCCTCGATTTGGATTTATGATTTGCTATTGTTCACTGCGAGAACATGGTACAAATTAGAACCAGAGGATTTGAATTGAAATTAGGCAGAGGAATGAGACTAGATGGAAAATTAAACCAAGCCAGGGACGGATTAGTATGTTCATTTTTCATCTTTTTTACCTCTGAACTCGAGGGCAAGGGTCAGCTACTCGATTCTAAGCCATCATCTATGGCGGCTATGGATAGCGAATAAATGGGTTTCCGATGACGGAGCGGCGAAGGCTGTTGATATAACTCGCAAGACTCCGGTGATGCTGCTGCGAAGGCAATCGACGTGAGACTTGGCCTGGGATTTCTTCGAAATTGCTTGGGTAGAGAATAATGGAAGAGAAAAGGTTGCAGGCTTGGTGATAGATTTTTCTCAGCATGGGCCAGCTGAAGCCCAATCCAATAAGTATCATGCAGATATGGCTCTgtacaaaaattatattttatttaaatattaaacaagaaaatttgtttgtttgtttttttttatttggtaaATCTGcgatttcagcattttattttatgttataaaatttcaattttagttaTGTATTTTTCAATTATTgctaattttagtttttttatcGAGATTGTTAATGTAACACTATACACATCGATATTACATCAGTACTATGTCGAAAAAAtgctaaaattataaataaaaaaaactcaaaTATGACacaatagataaaaaaaaactgaaataTGACACAAAAGATGACCAAATCATAAATAAGCAATTATAAATTACCAAAAAACAAATTTCTCAATCGGTTAATTCGTTCTAACCATATTTTTATAACGATAACTAAaactgaattaattaaattttttttaaaaaaatgaattaacCAAAACAAATTTCTGAATTAATTCGGTTTAACCAGAATTTTGTTTACACCTAGATAGTACATTTTTAGTCATGAGATATCTTTTGATTTGAAttacaaatgaaaataaaactaTTTTTACTAATAAAGTATCATTTATCCAAACATCTATACTATCAATTCAGATACACTCTGAAACGcttgccctttttattgctttaaaagtactagaaattttttttttttttaaaaaacctcacatagcattcggccgaaccataaaatttcataaaatatttttgacatcgtttcaaaataaacaaccaactgacatttttctaaatctaaaaataacatttgaaaagtatagcacatactataacctctcaaaaaccactcaaactcatgataaaagtcatgaaaatcttttaacataaatcataacatatatgcggaaactagcgtcggtcctcgggtcatgtgcaccttcagtccagtcggatcaaccatcaagacctccattagcattatcatgataacctgcatccatcacacctagtgagtctaaagactcaacacaccataatctttataacgagtaatacgtaatacagtcaacatataacggtgaaaaatacttgtacttaaaatatcgttttcatgaagatgcataaacattaacattttcgtaaacattttcatgatgcataaaactttaaatataaacattttcatgacatgcaaacatgaatttcctttttcctcaacatgacatgacataaatcatttttcatgatcataaacattttccttttcattttcctctgttgaattcagatcgttaattgtgactttcctcaacatgacatgacatgacgatggatccatctacataaaaccacagtactgggcggcggggacatcagcgacactctcaccggtcaactgagccttggcctaacatgatcgaatagaaatacgatcgtcggggctccctctggggccttttcccataaatgggctccctctggggccttctcccctcacgatattcacattcttccgttaccacaaaaccgttaccacatatccgttaccacatattcgcaatgatggaaacacgatcgtcgggctcccactgggaccataaccctcacgacgtcgccaccattaacgaattagtcacaatcacttcacatccttcaacatttttccttcacatcactttagaaaaatcatgaatacatttacattttccatttttgaaaccaag from Primulina eburnea isolate SZY01 chromosome 17, ASM2296580v1, whole genome shotgun sequence carries:
- the LOC140818008 gene encoding uncharacterized protein, yielding MEASTNTVFRPPVLDGSNYALWKVKMRVFIKSIEERAWQRVLDGWSPPKIDDIDGDTRLKPESTWTIDEVQTSNFNSKALNAIFSSVDTRMFNLITNCICAKEAWDILQKHCEGSESVRKTRLRMVASKFESLRMDDKESILEYDSRLRQLSNEAHSLGDPMTNERLVNKVLRSLPEKFNVKVCAIEELKDTSKINLDELMSSLRIFDMNLDLQKKDKGKTIALEVSTDSYDEILQITKEVSEL
- the LOC140818647 gene encoding uncharacterized protein, which gives rise to MGMSKTEVNLRKLLAATPQQQNQAKLLHYVATLREQLEQLGEERGPEGLPRVSKGQLREYSEKVEAIAAKLAEPESESSVEVPQLPSLKTDTDESPSKSEEGSVYTPRGLRKRFVPLSEHRSHDTVEDNNSRSIKLDAAAQSHIEKHRILQENLIDEMVLLARKLKESGLVMSQSIQNTQKDCEDKLV